From one Orcinus orca chromosome 10, mOrcOrc1.1, whole genome shotgun sequence genomic stretch:
- the RNF182 gene encoding E3 ubiquitin-protein ligase RNF182: MASQPPEDATESQVSDELECKICYNRYNLRQRKPKVLECCHRVCAKCLYKIIDFGDSPRGVIVCPFCRFETCLPDDEVGSLPDDSNILVNLTCGGKGKKCLPENPTELLLTPKRLASLVSPSHASSNCLVITIMEVQRESSPSLSSTPVVEFYRPSSFDSATTMSHNWTVWNCTSLLFQTSIRVLVWLLGLLYFSSLPLGIYLLVSKKVTLGVVFVSLVPSSLVILMVYGFCQCVCHEFLDCLAPSS; this comes from the coding sequence ATGGCCAGTCAGCCGCCAGAGGATGCCACTGAGTCTCAGGTCTCGGACGAGCTGGAGTGTAAGATCTGTTACAACCGGTACAACCTGAGACAGAGGAAACCCAAAGTGCTGGAGTGCTGTCACAGGGTGTGTGCCAAATGCCTCTACAAGATCATAGACTTCGGGGACTCCCCGCGCGGCGTCATCGTCTGCCCTTTCTGCAGGTTCGAGACATGCCTGCCGGATGACGAAGTCGGCAGCCTGCCCGATGACAGCAACATCCTCGTGAACTTGACTTGTGGTGGCAAAGGCAAAAAGTGCCTGCCCGAGAACCCCACGGAGCTGCTGCTGACCCCCAAGCGGCTGGCCTCGCTGGTCAGCCCTTCCCACGCGTCCTCCAACTGCCTGGTCATCACGATCATGGAGGTGCAGAGGGAGAGCTCACCGTCGCTCAGCTCCACGCCCGTGGTCGAGTTCTACAGGCCCTCCAGCTTCGACTCCGCGACCACCATGTCGCACAACTGGACCGTGTGGAACTGCACGTCCCTGCTCTTTCAGACGTCCATCCGGGTGTTGGTATGGTTGCTAGGTTTGCTGTACTTCAGCTCCTTGCCCTTGGGCATCTACTTACTAGTATCCAAGAAGGTCACCCTCGGGGTGGTCTTCGTCAGCCTCGTCCCTTCCAGCCTCGTCATCCTGATGGTATATGGCTTCTGCCAGTGCGTCTGTCACGAATTCCTAGACTGTTTGGCACCGTCCTCTTAA